A single window of Mustela erminea isolate mMusErm1 chromosome 4, mMusErm1.Pri, whole genome shotgun sequence DNA harbors:
- the SOX4 gene encoding transcription factor SOX-4, which translates to MVQQTNNAENTEALLAGESSDSGAGLELGIASSPTPGSTASTGGKADDPSWCKTPSGHIKRPMNAFMVWSQIERRKIMEQSPDMHNAEISKRLGKRWKLLKDSDKIPFIREAERLRLKHMADYPDYKYRPRKKVKSGNASSGASAAASSKPGEKGDKVGGGGGHGGGGGGGGSGNAGGGGGGAGGGGGANSKPAQKKSCGSKVAGGAGGGVSKPHAKLILAGGGGGKAAAAGAAPSFAAEQALLPLGAAADHHSLYKARTPSAAAAAAAAAAGAAGSVSTAASASSAGLAAPGKPLADKKVKRVYLFGGLGASSSPAGGVGAGADPSDPLGLYEEGGAGCSPDGPSLSGRSSAASSPAAGRSPADHRSYASLRAASPAPSSAPSHASSSASSHSSSSSSSGSSSSDDEFEDDLLDLNPSSNFESMSLGSFSSSSALDRDLDFNLEPGSGSHFEFPDYCTPEVSEMISGDWLESSISNLVFTY; encoded by the coding sequence GCAAACCAACAACGCCGAGAACACGGAAGCGCTGCTGGCCGGCGAGAGCTCGGACTCGGGCGCCGGCCTGGAGCTGGGCATCGCCTCCTCCCCCACGCCCGGCTCCACCGCGTCCACGGGCGGCAAGGCCGACGACCCGAGCTGGTGCAAGACGCCGAGCGGCCACATCAAGCGGCCCATGAACGCCTTCATGGTGTGGTCGCAGATCGAGCGGCGCAAGATCATGGAGCAGTCGCCCGACATGCACAACGCCGAGATCTCCAAGCGGCTGGGCAAACGCTGGAAGCTGCTCAAAGACAGCGACAAGATCCCCTTCATCCGGGAGGCGGAGCGGCTGCGCCTCAAGCACATGGCTGACTACCCCGACTACAAGTACCGGCCCAGGAAGAAGGTGAAGTCCGGCAACGCCAGCTCCGGCGCCTCGGCCGCCGCCTCCTCCAAGCCGGGGGAGAAGGGCGACAAGGTCGGTGGCGGGGGCGGCcacgggggcggcggcggcgggggcgggagcGGCAacgcggggggcggcggcggcggcgcgggcggcggcggcggcgccaaCTCCAAACCCGCGCAGAAAAAGAGCTGCGGCTCCAAAGtggcgggcggcgcgggcggcggggtcAGCAAACCGCACGCCAAGCTCATCctggcgggcggcggcggcgggaagGCGGCGGCCGCGGGCGCCGCGCCCTCCTTCGCGGCCGAGCAGGCCCTGCTGCCCCTGGGCGCCGCCGCCGACCACCACTCGCTGTACAAGGCGCGGACTCccagcgcggcggcggcggcggcggcggcggcggcgggggcggcgggctcGGTCTCCACGGCCGCCTCCGCCTCCTCGGCCGGCCTCGCGGCCCCGGGCAAGCCCCTGGCCGACAAGAAGGTGAAGCGCGTCTACCTGTTCGGCGGCCTGGGCGCGTCCTCCTCGCCCGCGGGCGGCGTGGGCGCGGGCGCCGACCCCAGCGACCCCCTGGGCCTGTACGAGGAGGGCGGCGCGGGCTGCTCGCCAGACGGGCCGAGCCTGAGCGGCCGCAGCAGCGCCGCCTCGTCGCCCGCCGCCGGCCGCTCGCCCGCCGACCACCGCAGCTACGCCAGCCTGCGCGCCGCCTCGCCCGCGCCGTCCAGCGCGCCCTCGCACGCGTCCTCGTCGGCCTCGTCCCACTCGTCCTCGTCCTCGTCGTCGGGCTCCTCGTCCTCCGACGACGAGTTCGAAGACGACCTGCTCGACCTGAACCCCAGCTCAAACTTTGAGAGCATGTCCCTGGGCAGCTTCAGCTCGTCGTCGGCGCTGGACCGGGACCTGGATTTTAACTTGGAGCCCGGCTCCGGCTCGCACTTCGAGTTCCCGGACTACTGCACGCCCGAGGTGAGCGAGATGATCTCGGGAGACTGGCTCGAGTCCAGCATCTCCAACCTGGTCTTCACCTACTGA